Below is a window of Archaeoglobus neptunius DNA.
TCCTGTGAGTTGAGATGGTTCAGTGCAGTAAACACCAGAACTGAACCTGAATGACTCTCCTCACTCTTCCAGAAAACCCTCCATTTCACCCTTAGAACTGCTAAGGGTTTTGGTGCAAAACATTTTAAGGTTTCAGACATCAATGGATGTTATGCAAACAATAAAGGAGATAATCTTTCTCGTTGAGGAGACCGATGATGGTTATATAGCCCAAGCTCTTGGACACTCAATATTCACCCAAGCAGATACTCTTGATGAGCTCAAAGAGATGGTAAAGGATGCTGTAGAATGCCATTTCGACGAAGAAGAGAGACCGAAGATAATCCGTCTCCACATCGTCAGGCAAGAGGTCATAACCGTATGAAGCTTCCGAGAGACCTGAGCGGTGAGAAGCTTGCCAAGTTGCTGAGAAAATACGGTTATGAGGTTACGAGGCAGACAGGGAGCCACATTAGACTCACAACCACTTTGAAGGGAGAACATAACATAACAATACCCAGACACAAGGCTTTGAAGCCCGGAACTCTCAACTCCATTCTTAAAGACGTTGCAGAACACCTCGGAATCGATAAAAGGAGGCTGATGGAGGAATTGTTTGGCTGAGTTTATCGTTACAACCCTTAAAGACTTCGTCAAAAATTCGCCACCGTTTAGTTAGACTTCTTTTTGTGGGTAAATTTCTGGAAATACAGTTCAGGCAGTATTTAGCAGTGCTAAAAAACGGAAAGAGGAGTGCGGGGGGAGGGATTCGAACCCTCGAACCCCTACGGGACGGGACCCTGAATCCCGCGCCTTTGTCCGCTCGGCAACCCCCGCCTGAAGGTTCATCGCAAACTGGATTTATGAGGTTTGTGGTTTCCAAAAGTAATAAATTCCACCGGTTCTATGGCTCGGAAGTGAAGGCCGTTGAATGCAGGGATGTATGGATGGTTTACAGGACATTTATGGAGAGGGGAGTCACGGCACTCAAAGGTGTAAGTCTTGAGGTTGATGAAGGGGAGATTTTTGGCATTCTTGGCCCAAATGGGGCTGGAAAAACGACCCTTATATCTGTCCTTTCAACAATACTTATTCCCACCAAAGGTGAGGTCAGAATTGCGGGTATGGATGCATTCAAAAATACAAAAAAAGTTAGAGAGCGGATAAACATCTCCAGCGGTGTCAGGCTCCCGTGGGGCCTGAAAGTCTACGAGTGTCTTAGATTCTACTCTCTCTGCTACGGGATAACCGAGAAAAATGTAATTGAGAGGCTGATAGCAGAATTTGAGCTTGAAGAGCACAGGAACAAGAGGTTTGATGACCTCTCAGCAGGAAACAAACAAAAGCTGAATCTGGCCAGAGCTTTTCTAAATGATCCGGATGTTGTTTTTCTGGATGAGCCGACAGCCAACCTTGATCCGGATATGGCAAAAAAGATCAGGGATATGATCCTGAGGATTCAGCAGGAGAAAAATGTTACCATAATCCTAACTACACACAATATGAGGGAAGCTGAGATGCTCTGTGATAGAATTGCATTTATCAAAGATGGCAGAATCATTGCAGTTGGCACCTCAGAGGAGCTAAAACGTCGCATCAGGGCTAGAGAACGGATAGTGGTAAAGTCTAAGAATGCTGATGTGGATTCGCAGGTATTTTATGTGGATGATGCTGAGAGGGAATTGCCCAGAGTGCTTCTCGAACTGGCAGGGAGGGGAATTGAGATTGAATCCGTCAAGGTGGAGGAGGTTACCCTTGAAGACGTATTCATCGAGCTTGCTGAAGGTTCTCAGTGAGACGATCGCCTTTGCGTACAGGAATTATGCTGTGACCAAGAATGAGTTTTATGCGATATTCGAAATGCTCTTCTGGCCGGTTGTCAGCTTAATTTCCGTTGGTCTGCTTGGAGAATTTCTCTACCTGTCTAAAAACGAAATTGCATTCATTATGATCGGAGTCATTGCCCTGAGCGTCATTCAGATCATCCAGATCGACGTTACCTACGTTATGCTGCTTGATATGTGGAGCATGAGTTTGAAGTACATAATTGTGACACCCATGCCGTTCTACAGGATGGTAATAGGAGCGTGGCTTTTTGGGTCGATGAGAGGCCTTGTTTCATTGGTTCTGCTGGTCATACTCAGTGCGAGACTGTTCGGCTTCACATTCTCGCTTCCATTACTGCCAGCCATTCTTTTTATTGCAGGAATGTTACTCAGTGCGATGCTGATCGGGATTTTCAATTGTGTTTTGATTCTCGTATTTGGGAGAAGGGCTGAGATTTTTGCATGGACTCTGACCGCTATTGTTATGCTTTTCTGCGGAATTTACTACCCTGTTTCAATTCTTCCGGAACCCTTCAAAACAGCCGGTCTTCTGATACCCATAACCCACTACCTGGAGTATTTCAGAACATTTTATGGCTTTCCATCAACTTTTCCAAATCCTTTCCTGATTGGAATTGCTGAAACAGTCGTCTATCTCGCAGTATTGTTAATAGTAGCTGAGTTAAGCATGAAAAGAGCGAGAAAAACCGGGCTGGTGCTTAAGCTCTCAGAGTGATACATCGAAAACATTTTAAATGCATTTTTTGAAAACCACCCAATGAAATTCAAGTGCATTCTCTATACATGGGAGGACATTCATAGGCTGTGTCGAAAACTGTCAGAGGAGATAAGGAAGAGTGGGTTCGAACCGGACGTGGTTGTGGCGATAGCTAGGGGTGGATGGGTACCGGCAAGGATAGTCTGTGACTATCTCGACATCAAAGAACTTTACAGCGTTATGACCGAGCACTGGGGTGTGGCTACGAGAACTGGGGAGGCGAGGATAGTCCAGCCGTTGAACGTTGATATACGTGGTAAAAAAGTTCTGATTGTCGATGACGTCGCAGATACCGGGGATACGATTAACATTGTCTCAAAGCATGTGAGAGAATACTCACCGGCAGAGCTAAAGGTTGCAGTTGTTGATTACAAGAAAACATCCAAGTACGTCCCAGACTTTTATGCTGCCAAGATGGAGGGGTGGAAGTGGATAGTGTACCCGTGGAGCATGAAGGAGGAGCTTAGAGATCTCATTAACAGAACCGGAGCCAAGACTGCCAAGGAGGCAGTGGTAGCTTTGAAGGAAGAATTCGATGTAGACGTTAGTGAGGATATTGTGAGAGATGTCCTCTCTGACTGTTAGCAAGCTGCGGAGAGTTATTGAGGTCGCGAGGGGTGAGAGGAGAGCGGATCTTGTTATTAAAAACGCTCAAATTGTGAACGTTATAACCGAGGAGATTCTGGAGGGGGACATTGCGATATGTGACGATCTGATTGCTGGTGTGGGAAGTTATTCCGGCATCAGGGAGATTAATGCGGACGGCCTTTTTGCAGTGCCGGGACTGATTGATGCGCACACACATATCGAGATGTCAATGCTGACAGTTTCTGAGTTTGCCAGAATAGTTGTACCAGCGGGAACAACCTGCGTTGTTGCCGATCCGCATGAAATTGCGAATGTTCTGGGGAGGAAAGGAGTTGAGTTGATGCTTGAAGAGGCAAAAAGGACACCTTTAAGGCTTTATTGCCAGGTCCCATCCAGCGTTCCGTCTTCACATCTTGAAACGTCGGGAGCTGAAATCAACGTTGAGGATGTGGTATATCTGCAAAAACTTGAAGGTGTGATAGGTCTGGCGGAAATGATGAATTTTCCGGGCGTAATCAATGCTGAAGAGGAAGTTCTTCAGAAAATCGTCTCATCGAGGAGAACTGTTGATGGACACGCTCCCGGTTTGAGAGGAAAAGAACTCAACGCCTACATCTCTGCCGGGATAGGTTCCGACCATGAATGCACCAGTCTTGAAGAGGCCGAGGAGAAGCTGAGGCTTGGGATGTGGGTTATGATACGAGAAGGATCTGCTGCCAGAAATCTGAATTCTCTAAAGGGAATAGCCGGGAACAGACACACAATGCTTGTTACTGATGGCGACAGGAGCGTCAGAGACATTATCGAGCAGGGCTATCTTGACCACGTCTTTAGAAGGGCTGTTGAAGAGGGAATCGATGAGATTAAAGCACTTCAGATGCTGACCATCAATCCTGCAGAATATTTCGGGATAAAAGCTGGAGCAATCACACCATCCAGGTATGCCGACATCATCCTCGTTGAGAATCTGAGGGAATTTAGAGTTAAGAGGGTAATTTCGGGTGGTAAAGAGCCGAAATTCGAGCATTTCAAGTATCCGGAATTTGCAAAAAATACCGTAAGGGCAAGTCGAGTAACCGAGGATGACTTGAGGATTTCCGGTACAGGTTATGCGAGAATTATAGAGGTTTACGATGGGGAGATAGTTACTGGGGAAAGCGTTGAACGTGTGGATGGGGTGGATGTTTCAAGAGACGTTCTCAAGGCAGTTGTTGTGGAAAGGCACAGGGGGAGTGGCCGGATAGGGAAAGCTTACGTGAGGGGGTTTGGATTCAAAAGAGGGGCTGTAGCGCAGACAATAGCTCACGATGCCCACAACATTGTGGCGGTAGGTGCGGAAGATAGGGATATTTGCACGGCGGTAAACAGGGTCATTGAGTTGCAGGGCGGGATAGTTGTCGTCGACGAGCACGTAAAGGCTGAACTGCCGTTACCTGTTGCAGGGATAATGAGTGATGAAAGAGCAGAGATCGTTGCAGAAAAACTTCAGATGGTGGAAGAGGCGATATGGAATCTGGGATGCGAACTCAGAAGCCCCATCATAACCCTTTCCTTCATAGCCCTCCCCGTAATTCCCAAGCTGAAGGTGACGGATTTGGGCCTAATAGATGTTGAAAAGTTTACCGTTGCTGAGGTATACAGTCGATCTCGGGCGAGTACTTCTTGATGTCCAGCACCGGGGAGTTATTCAGGGCATCTAGCCATCTCACCACCAGGATGTTTTCCCTGATTTCGAGTATCTCCACAACGCACAGTCCAACGGGATTTGGTCTGCTTGGCGATCTCGTTGAGAAAACTCCCCTCTCTTTCTTCTCTCCCGGAGGAACCACTTTAAGCTTTTCTCTACTCGCCCTGTCCATCCAGTAAAGAACAATGGCGTATCTGCAGTTTTCAAGGCCATCAAGTCCATCCTTAAATTCACCATAGATGACTATCTCAGATATCCTATCGGAATACCTGCCCTGTCTGGGTGCGTCGCTCATACTTTTGTAGGGAGATCTTACGAATCCGATTGGCCTCAGGACGACCTGCATACAGTCTCTCCACTCAAAAATTTTTTATTCTTGCTGTCCAACAAGCTGTGATGAAAACAATAATAATGGCGGGAGGCTACGCTACGAGGCTTTGGCCGATAACAAAAACAAAAGCGAAGCCTTTGCTTCCCATAGGGACGAAAAAGATAGTGGATGTTGTATATGAGAAAGTTTCAAAGTTTGATGCTGAAATTTTACTCTCCACAAACAAGAGATTTGAGGAGGATTTTAGGAAATGGGCAGAGGGAAAGAACGTAAAAATTATTGTTGAGAACACTACAAGGGAGGAGGAGAAACTTGGTGCAGTTAGAGCGCTTGCGCAGATAGTGGAAAACATTGAAGATGATTTTCTGGTTATTGCTGGAGACAATATTTTCTCTTTCGATCTGGATCCTTTGATAGAGCTTTTCAACTCCAAGAAGAAGCCTGTAACAGCCCTGTATGATGTTGGCGATTTTGAACTGGCAAAGAGATACGGTGTGGCAGAAATTGAGGGAGGTATTGTCAAAAAGTTCTACGAAAAGCCGGAAAGGCCCCCGTCCACACTTGCAGGAATAGCCATTTACGTTTTCCCGTCGGAAGTTGCGGAGATTCTCCAGGAGTATGTTGGCAGCAATGAGATAAGCGATAATCTTGGAGACTTCCTCAGCCATCTCTGTCAGACCATGGATGTTTATGGCTATGCGTTTTCCAACGGCAACTGGTATGATGTTGGAAACCCCGACTCATACATCGAGGCATTCAAATTCTATACAGACAGCTACGTTGACGAGAACGTTGAGATCGCAAAAGCTGCAAAAATAATAGAACCCGTTGTTATTGAAAAAGATGTTGTTATAAGGGGGAGATCGATTATAGGACCTTATGCCTTCATCGGAGAGGGATGTGAGATAGATTCTTCCGACGTCAGTGAAAGCGTCGTTTTCTCAAAGACCGTATTAAAAAAAGTCAGACTCTGGAGGAGTATAATCGATGATGACTGTGAGATAAGGAATATCGAGCTTAGCGGATCCATAATCGGAGGTCATGCAAGGATTCAGAGAGGATGAGAGCTGCGATTATCGATGGGTACGTTGACGAGCCATCCTGTCTGGGAGTACCACCGTACATTTCTCCGTATCCACGCTACATTCATGGAATGCTGAAAGAACTGGGCTACAATCCCCTGTACATTACGATAGACAGCTTAAGGAAGAACTACAAACTGCAAAAGAATCTAAGGGGATTTGATCTGGCAATCATTATTGCGGGCATTGCCGTTCCGGGCAAGTATATTGGTGGAAATCCGATGAGTAAAAAGGAGCTGTTCTCTGCAAATTTTGCTAGAAGGAACATTCTGGTTGGACCGATAACTCTCGAACTTTCGAGAAAAGAGAAGGAAATGCTAGCCGACTGCAATATTGAGGTCGTTGACTTTCCATTCGAAAAGAAGTTGGTTTCGCTGTTCGATGAGAGTGTTGAGTTTAGCATCGACAGGTTTGCAGTAGCCGGGGCTGATGTTGTCAGGCAGCATCCGGATTTTCCAAATGTAATATGTGAGATTGAAACTTACAGGGGATGCTACTGGGGCAGATGCTCCTTCTGCATAGAAAGAATACACAGTTTATGGATCCGAGATCCAAGGTGGATTTTGAGGGAGATAAAAGCCCTTTACGATTCTGGAGTCAGATATTTCAGACTTGGGAGACAGACGGACTTCTTCACGTACCTGGCTGATTTCAGCAGGGAAATTCCGGTTCCAGATCCGGAGAGATTGAAAGGGTTTCACAGAGCGATCTGGAGACTCTGTCCCGGGATCAGAACCCTCCATCTCGACAACGTAAACCCGAAAACCATAGCTGAATATCCCGAGGAATCCAGAGAGATCGTGAAGACAGTAGTTCTGTATCAAACACCGGGGAATGTGGCTGCCATGGGTCTGGAGAGTGCAGATGAAAGAGTTATCAGGAAAAACTCGCTCTGCGCCTCACCTGAGGATGTGATGGAGGCAGTTGAGCTTGTCAACAGATACGGAAGATATCCAGGATATAACGGCCTTCCTTATTTTCTGCCCGGTTTGAACTTCGTAATTGGGCTCAGGGGTGAGACAAAGGAGACGTTTGATGCAAACTATGAATTTCTTGAGGAACTTGTGGAGAAAGGCCTTTTGCTCAGGAGAATCAACATAAGACAGGTTAAGATATTTCCCGGAACACCGATGGAAAAAGAGGGTGGAAAAAGGCTCAGGAAGCACAGAAAATACTTTTTTGCGTTCAAACACAGGGTGAGGGAAAACATTGACAGACCAATGTTCAGAAAAATTCTCCCAAAGGGTAGAAAAATCACAGATTTGAGGGTGGAGGTGGAGGGTGAGAAGGTGAGCTATGCCAGACAGCTCGCAACATATCCGGTTCTCGTGGGCCTTATTGGGAGATACCCCGGAGGTAGTTTTGTTGACGCCAGAGTTGTTGACTACGGCCAGAGAAGTGTAACCGCCATTGAGGCAGGGCTTGATGTGAATGCAGCAACCGTGGAGCAGCTTGAGTATGTGCTTGGAAAATTGAGCCGTGAGGTTTATATTCACAGACCCATTACTTCTGAAAGAGAGTTAGAGGAAATTGCAGGAAGGGAAGCACTCCTTTACTTCACTGTGGGGGCTTGGAAAAATTAGCAGTGTTGGACATTAAACCCTCAGCAGTGAATATGATTCAATTGTAAATAAAAAAAATGGTAAATGGAAAAAGCTTTAAACGGTGGGCTTTAGTAAATTACAGGTGGTTGAATGAATATCTTCGAAAATCTTTTGAGCGTTGTCAATATATTTAAAAATAGGGATGTCTTAAGGCATAGTTACAACCCAGAAAAGCTCCCGCACAGGGAAGAACAGATAAATCAACTGGCTTTGTTGCTCTCACCCCTGCTCAGGGGAGGCACTCCATCAAATATTTTTATCTATGGAAAAACAGGTACGGGAAAGACCGCTACAGTAAAATTTGTAGGGAGACAGCTTGAGGAGGCCAGTAAAAAGGCAAAACAGAATGTTGTTGTCCACTACATTAACTGCGAAATTGTTGATACTGCATATAGGGTTCTTGCAAGCATAGCGAGAAAATTCGGGAGCAACGTTCCCATGACCGGCTGGCCCACCGATCAGGTTTATGACGAGGTGAAAAAGGTTCTTGAAAGGAAGAGGGCCAGAGTTCTTATAATTCTTGACGAGATAGATAAGCTGGTTAAGAAGGCAGAAGAGGCCCTTTATGGTCTGACAAGGATAAATTCGGAGCTCGAAAACTCCAGTATAAGTCTGATCGGCATTTCAAATAATCTCAAGTTCAAAAATTTCCTCGATGCCAGAGTTTTAAGCTCGTTAAGTGAGGAGGAGATAGTTTTCCCTCCCTACAATGCGGGACAGCTTGAGGACATTCTCATGCAGAGAGCAAAAATGGCGTTCGAGGATGGTGTTCTGGAGGAGGGCGTGATACAACTGTGTGCGGCCTACGCTGCTCAGGAACATGGTGATGCCAGAAAAGCTCTGGATCTGCTCAGAGTAAGTGCTGAAATCGCTGAAAGGGAGCGGGATACAAAGGTAAGGGTTGAGCACGTGAAAAAGGCTCGAAGGAAAATTGAAACCGATTATGTGATTGAGACGGTCAGAACCCTTCCGATACACAGCAAGATACTTCTTTACAGTATGGCTTTGATCTCAGAAACGAGCGAGAAGTTCACGACAGGAGAGGTGTACTGTGTTTACAAGAAGCTCTGCAACAGGGTGGGCGTGGATTCACTGACTCAGCGAAGGATCAGTGATCTGATATCAGAATTGGATATGCTCGGTGTTGTGAACTCAGTAATAATCTCAAAGGGAAGATATGGTAGAACAAGGGAAATGAAGCTCGAAACTGATGATAAAGCGCTGAGAAGGGTACTGGAAGAAGACTACAGATTGCAGTCTCTGAAAAATTATGAGGGTGAGCTGAGGAAGTTTGCAAGCCTGA
It encodes the following:
- a CDS encoding radical SAM protein, which translates into the protein MRAAIIDGYVDEPSCLGVPPYISPYPRYIHGMLKELGYNPLYITIDSLRKNYKLQKNLRGFDLAIIIAGIAVPGKYIGGNPMSKKELFSANFARRNILVGPITLELSRKEKEMLADCNIEVVDFPFEKKLVSLFDESVEFSIDRFAVAGADVVRQHPDFPNVICEIETYRGCYWGRCSFCIERIHSLWIRDPRWILREIKALYDSGVRYFRLGRQTDFFTYLADFSREIPVPDPERLKGFHRAIWRLCPGIRTLHLDNVNPKTIAEYPEESREIVKTVVLYQTPGNVAAMGLESADERVIRKNSLCASPEDVMEAVELVNRYGRYPGYNGLPYFLPGLNFVIGLRGETKETFDANYEFLEELVEKGLLLRRINIRQVKIFPGTPMEKEGGKRLRKHRKYFFAFKHRVRENIDRPMFRKILPKGRKITDLRVEVEGEKVSYARQLATYPVLVGLIGRYPGGSFVDARVVDYGQRSVTAIEAGLDVNAATVEQLEYVLGKLSREVYIHRPITSERELEEIAGREALLYFTVGAWKN
- a CDS encoding ABC transporter ATP-binding protein — translated: MKAVECRDVWMVYRTFMERGVTALKGVSLEVDEGEIFGILGPNGAGKTTLISVLSTILIPTKGEVRIAGMDAFKNTKKVRERINISSGVRLPWGLKVYECLRFYSLCYGITEKNVIERLIAEFELEEHRNKRFDDLSAGNKQKLNLARAFLNDPDVVFLDEPTANLDPDMAKKIRDMILRIQQEKNVTIILTTHNMREAEMLCDRIAFIKDGRIIAVGTSEELKRRIRARERIVVKSKNADVDSQVFYVDDAERELPRVLLELAGRGIEIESVKVEEVTLEDVFIELAEGSQ
- a CDS encoding phosphoribosyltransferase; its protein translation is MKFKCILYTWEDIHRLCRKLSEEIRKSGFEPDVVVAIARGGWVPARIVCDYLDIKELYSVMTEHWGVATRTGEARIVQPLNVDIRGKKVLIVDDVADTGDTINIVSKHVREYSPAELKVAVVDYKKTSKYVPDFYAAKMEGWKWIVYPWSMKEELRDLINRTGAKTAKEAVVALKEEFDVDVSEDIVRDVLSDC
- a CDS encoding type II toxin-antitoxin system HicA family toxin, which gives rise to MKLPRDLSGEKLAKLLRKYGYEVTRQTGSHIRLTTTLKGEHNITIPRHKALKPGTLNSILKDVAEHLGIDKRRLMEELFG
- a CDS encoding ABC transporter permease gives rise to the protein MKTYSSSLLKVLSETIAFAYRNYAVTKNEFYAIFEMLFWPVVSLISVGLLGEFLYLSKNEIAFIMIGVIALSVIQIIQIDVTYVMLLDMWSMSLKYIIVTPMPFYRMVIGAWLFGSMRGLVSLVLLVILSARLFGFTFSLPLLPAILFIAGMLLSAMLIGIFNCVLILVFGRRAEIFAWTLTAIVMLFCGIYYPVSILPEPFKTAGLLIPITHYLEYFRTFYGFPSTFPNPFLIGIAETVVYLAVLLIVAELSMKRARKTGLVLKLSE
- a CDS encoding type II toxin-antitoxin system HicB family antitoxin, which translates into the protein MQTIKEIIFLVEETDDGYIAQALGHSIFTQADTLDELKEMVKDAVECHFDEEERPKIIRLHIVRQEVITV
- the ade gene encoding adenine deaminase, whose protein sequence is MSSLTVSKLRRVIEVARGERRADLVIKNAQIVNVITEEILEGDIAICDDLIAGVGSYSGIREINADGLFAVPGLIDAHTHIEMSMLTVSEFARIVVPAGTTCVVADPHEIANVLGRKGVELMLEEAKRTPLRLYCQVPSSVPSSHLETSGAEINVEDVVYLQKLEGVIGLAEMMNFPGVINAEEEVLQKIVSSRRTVDGHAPGLRGKELNAYISAGIGSDHECTSLEEAEEKLRLGMWVMIREGSAARNLNSLKGIAGNRHTMLVTDGDRSVRDIIEQGYLDHVFRRAVEEGIDEIKALQMLTINPAEYFGIKAGAITPSRYADIILVENLREFRVKRVISGGKEPKFEHFKYPEFAKNTVRASRVTEDDLRISGTGYARIIEVYDGEIVTGESVERVDGVDVSRDVLKAVVVERHRGSGRIGKAYVRGFGFKRGAVAQTIAHDAHNIVAVGAEDRDICTAVNRVIELQGGIVVVDEHVKAELPLPVAGIMSDERAEIVAEKLQMVEEAIWNLGCELRSPIITLSFIALPVIPKLKVTDLGLIDVEKFTVAEVYSRSRASTS
- a CDS encoding ORC1-type DNA replication protein: MNIFENLLSVVNIFKNRDVLRHSYNPEKLPHREEQINQLALLLSPLLRGGTPSNIFIYGKTGTGKTATVKFVGRQLEEASKKAKQNVVVHYINCEIVDTAYRVLASIARKFGSNVPMTGWPTDQVYDEVKKVLERKRARVLIILDEIDKLVKKAEEALYGLTRINSELENSSISLIGISNNLKFKNFLDARVLSSLSEEEIVFPPYNAGQLEDILMQRAKMAFEDGVLEEGVIQLCAAYAAQEHGDARKALDLLRVSAEIAERERDTKVRVEHVKKARRKIETDYVIETVRTLPIHSKILLYSMALISETSEKFTTGEVYCVYKKLCNRVGVDSLTQRRISDLISELDMLGVVNSVIISKGRYGRTREMKLETDDKALRRVLEEDYRLQSLKNYEGELRKFASLKFFE
- the tsaA gene encoding tRNA (N6-threonylcarbamoyladenosine(37)-N6)-methyltransferase TrmO, encoding MQVVLRPIGFVRSPYKSMSDAPRQGRYSDRISEIVIYGEFKDGLDGLENCRYAIVLYWMDRASREKLKVVPPGEKKERGVFSTRSPSRPNPVGLCVVEILEIRENILVVRWLDALNNSPVLDIKKYSPEIDCIPQQR
- a CDS encoding nucleotidyltransferase family protein gives rise to the protein MKTIIMAGGYATRLWPITKTKAKPLLPIGTKKIVDVVYEKVSKFDAEILLSTNKRFEEDFRKWAEGKNVKIIVENTTREEEKLGAVRALAQIVENIEDDFLVIAGDNIFSFDLDPLIELFNSKKKPVTALYDVGDFELAKRYGVAEIEGGIVKKFYEKPERPPSTLAGIAIYVFPSEVAEILQEYVGSNEISDNLGDFLSHLCQTMDVYGYAFSNGNWYDVGNPDSYIEAFKFYTDSYVDENVEIAKAAKIIEPVVIEKDVVIRGRSIIGPYAFIGEGCEIDSSDVSESVVFSKTVLKKVRLWRSIIDDDCEIRNIELSGSIIGGHARIQRG